A stretch of the Cottoperca gobio chromosome 2, fCotGob3.1, whole genome shotgun sequence genome encodes the following:
- the LOC115020881 gene encoding transcription factor 15 encodes MKSTGSERSAQPDGFTSDLDDLDSGSDSSDGKSTGDCSPRRDPGEVAGEEAEGGPRRGRRRRRRRRSSDGDACVAGASKQRQAANARERDRTHSVNTAFTSLRTLIPTEPADRKLSKIETLRLASSYISHLANVLLLGEDCRDGQPCLGYQSILHGSAASLRPICTFCLGNQRKLLRDGGKHSV; translated from the exons ATGAAGTCCACCGGCAGCGAGCGCAGCGCGCAGCCCGACGGCTTCACCTCCGACCTGGACGACCTGGACAGCGGCAGCGACAGCTCCGACGGGAAGTCCACCGGCGACTGCAGCCCCCGCAGAGACCCCGGGGAGGTGGCAGGGGAGGAGGCCGAAGGTGGTCCCCGGAGAGGCAGACGGAGGAGAAGGCGGAGGCGCAGCAGCGACGGAGACGCGTGTGTCGCCGGTGCGAGCAAACAGAGGCAGGCGGCCAACGCGCGGGAGCGGGACAGGACGCACAGCGTGAACACGGCCTTCACGTCGCTCCGCACGCTCATTCCCACCGAGCCCGCAGACAGGAAGCTCTCCAAGATAGAGACGCTGCGCCTGGCCTCCAGCTACATCTCCCACCTGGCCAACGTGCTGCTGCTGGGGGAGGACTGCCGGGACGGGCAGCCCTGCCTCGGATACCAGAGCATCCTGCACGGCAGCGCGGCCTCCCTGCGGCCCATCTGCACTTTCTGCCTCGGCAACCAGAGGAAGCTG CTCCGAGATGGAGGAAAGCACTCCGTGTGA